The segment GGATGAGTTTGAGGTCTTCCCGGTATGTTCTTTCGAGAATGAGGAACTCCCCTCATCAGCAGGGGCGGCTGTCGTTCCCCGGGTGGATCTTGCTCACCTGTCGTCAGTTCAGCGTGAACAGCTCATGCAGGTACTTGATTGTTACCCAGATCTGTTTAACGAAGGGCTGCCTCCGGGTGTGGTGCCACACATGAAGCATAAGATCAAAACCACGGACGACCAACCTGTCCATGTGAAACAATGGCGCCTCCCGGAGAGTACGCGGCAGTATATTCGTGCAGAGTGCGACAAGATGCTTGCAGACGGGGTGATCGAGCTTTCTTGTTCCCCATGGCTCGCTCCCACTGTGCTTGTGAAAAAGAATGATGGTACGACACGATTCTGCGTCGACTACCGTGTCTTGAACGCGTAAACGGTTTCAGACGCGTATCCCATACCCAGGATGGACGCTGCCATTGATCAGCTGGCGGGTAAATCTTGGTTTAGCGTCCTCGACGCTAAAAGCGCATACTGGACCgttgaggtggatgagagggaccGAGAAAAGACAGCTTTCTCGGACGGCTCCCGTCTCTTTCAGTTCTCGCGTATGCCCTTTGGATTGACGACGGCCCCGTCA is part of the Penaeus monodon isolate SGIC_2016 unplaced genomic scaffold, NSTDA_Pmon_1 PmonScaffold_78, whole genome shotgun sequence genome and harbors:
- the LOC119571755 gene encoding uncharacterized protein LOC119571755; amino-acid sequence: MDQDSGVNLEDVGSFFGDSRGAFGVASPTPVDDGSEPDVLMASFEDHFDFTYGFNDLATTRMTGAAVVPRVDLAHLSSVQREQLMQVLDCYPDLFNEGLPPGVVPHMKHKIKTTDDQPVHVKQWRLPESTRQYIRAECDKMLADGVIELSCSPWLAPTVLVKKNDGTTRFCVDYRVLNA